One genomic segment of Cinclus cinclus chromosome 31, bCinCin1.1, whole genome shotgun sequence includes these proteins:
- the NUDT17 gene encoding nucleoside diphosphate-linked moiety X motif 17, with product MASARVLVHVRRGRAGGAAAAFGQSVTGVFCPAHTDVALVSCGLERGHFLISDVPFPGSAVTVLKRPPFCPAKLGGAVPGERGGQPGVAAAVAVLLEAACGHILLTRRATALRHFPNVWVPPGGHLEPGEELVAAGLRELAEETGLHLEPGTFSWRLLGLWESLFPPALSWGPPRCHHIVTYLGLRSAEPREGLQARLCPSPCEVSAVAWLEPLVLEAIAATEDGAEESGPGSGPGSGPGSGPGSGSSPAKLPATVGITELSAGGSRSSQIPTEILLRRAPAHGPDLERVSTGTKFALGRWRAGPGREDRE from the exons ATGGCGAGCGCGCGCGTGCTCGTGCACGTGCGGCGCGGGAGGGcggggggggcggcggcggcgttCGGACAG AGTGTCACCGGCGTGTTCTGCCCGGCGCACACGGACGTGGCCCTGGTGAGCTGCGGGCTGGAGCGCGGCCACTTCCTCATCTCCGATGTCCCCTTCCCCGGCTCCGCCGTCACCGTCCTCAAG AGACCCCCGTTCTGTCCCGCCAAGCTGGGAGGGGCCGTGCCGGGTGAGCGGGGGGGACAGCCGGGGGTGGCCGCAGCAGTGGCCGTGCTGCTGGAGGCCGCCTGCGGCCACATCCTGCTGACCCGCCGAGCCACCGCCCTGCGCCACTTCCCTAATGTTTGGGTGCCACCAG GTGGGCACTTGGAGCCGGGAGAAGAG CTGGTGGCCGCAGGGCTGCGGGAGCTGGCCGAGGAGACGGGGCTGCACCTGGAGCCCGGGACCTTCTCGTGGCGCCTGCTCGGCCTCTGGGAG TCCCTGTTCCCCCCCGCGCTGAGCTGGGGGCCACCGCGCTGCCACCACATCGTCACCTACCTGGGGCTGCGCTCGGCCGAGCCCCGcgaggggctgcag GCCCGGCTGTGTCCGAGCCCATGTGAGGTCAGCGCTGTGGCCTGGCTGGAGCCCCTGGTCCTGGAAGCCATCGCTGCCACCGAGGATGGAGCTGAGGAATCGGGACCGGGATCAGGACCGGGATCAGGACCGGGATCAGGACCGGGATCAGGATCATCTCCCGCAAAGCTGCCGGCCACCGTGGG GATCACGGAACTGAGCGCTGGAGGCTCCCGAAGCTCTCAGATTCCCACCGAGATCCTGCTGCGCCGGGCCCCGGCCCACGGCCCCGACCTGGAGCGCGTCAGCACCGGCACCAAATTCGCGCTGGGGCGGTGGCGGGCGGGGCCCGGCCGGGAGGACCGGGAATAA